One window from the genome of Roseomonas haemaphysalidis encodes:
- the purF gene encoding amidophosphoribosyltransferase — protein sequence MHSMLTTNPWDIDSGDDDHFKEECGVIGIWNAADAAALAALGLHALQHRGQEAAGIVALSEKGEFNAHRAQGLVGDNFSSAKIINALPGRTAIGHNRYATTGETALRNVQPLYADFEFGGLAVAHNGNLTNATVLKRALVRRGCLFQSTTDSEVFVHLIAISLYSNVVDRLIDALKQVQGAYSLIALHDGALIGARDPLGVRPLVLGRLGAAEGNSWVLASETCALDIVGADFVRDVEPGEIVVIDQNGLRSIRPFGRTQSRFCIFEYIYFARPDSVVEGTPVYETRKRIGAELSRESAVEADVIVPVPDSGVPAAMGYAVESGIPFELGIIRNHYVGRTFIEPTDSIRHLGVKLKHSANRPMIEGKRVVLVDDSIVRGTTSRKIVEMVRQAGAREVHMRISSPPTTHSCFYGIDTPERAKLLAANHDVEEMARIIGADSLAFISLDGLYRALGHGGRDARNPGYCDACFTGDYAIPLTDIVGHPERVPQLLAANGV from the coding sequence ATGCACTCCATGCTCACGACCAACCCCTGGGACATCGATTCCGGGGACGACGACCATTTCAAGGAGGAATGCGGCGTCATCGGCATCTGGAATGCCGCCGATGCCGCGGCGCTGGCCGCCCTCGGCCTGCATGCCCTGCAGCACCGCGGGCAGGAAGCCGCCGGCATCGTGGCCTTGTCCGAGAAGGGCGAGTTCAACGCCCACCGCGCCCAGGGACTGGTCGGCGACAACTTCAGCAGCGCCAAGATCATCAACGCCCTGCCCGGCCGCACCGCCATCGGCCACAACCGCTACGCCACCACCGGCGAGACGGCGCTGCGCAACGTGCAGCCGCTGTATGCCGACTTCGAGTTCGGCGGGCTGGCGGTCGCCCACAACGGCAACCTGACCAATGCCACGGTGCTGAAGCGCGCGCTGGTGCGCCGCGGCTGCCTGTTCCAAAGCACGACGGATTCCGAGGTCTTCGTCCACCTCATCGCTATCAGCCTGTATTCCAACGTGGTGGACCGGCTGATCGACGCGCTGAAGCAGGTGCAGGGCGCCTACAGCCTGATCGCGCTGCATGACGGCGCGCTGATCGGCGCGCGCGACCCGCTGGGCGTGCGCCCGCTGGTGCTGGGGCGCCTGGGCGCCGCCGAGGGCAATTCCTGGGTGCTGGCCAGCGAGACCTGCGCGCTGGACATCGTCGGCGCCGATTTCGTGCGCGACGTGGAGCCCGGCGAGATCGTGGTGATCGACCAGAACGGGCTGCGCTCCATCCGCCCCTTCGGCCGCACGCAAAGCCGCTTCTGCATCTTCGAATACATCTATTTCGCCCGCCCCGACTCCGTGGTCGAGGGCACGCCGGTCTACGAGACCCGCAAGCGCATCGGCGCCGAGCTGTCGCGCGAAAGCGCGGTGGAAGCCGATGTCATCGTGCCCGTGCCGGATTCCGGCGTGCCGGCGGCGATGGGCTACGCGGTGGAAAGCGGCATTCCCTTTGAGCTGGGCATCATCCGCAACCACTACGTCGGCCGCACCTTCATCGAGCCAACGGACAGCATCCGCCACCTGGGCGTGAAGCTGAAGCATTCCGCCAACCGCCCGATGATCGAGGGCAAGCGCGTGGTGCTGGTCGACGATTCCATCGTCCGTGGCACCACCTCCCGCAAGATCGTCGAGATGGTGCGCCAGGCGGGAGCGCGCGAGGTGCACATGCGCATCTCCTCGCCCCCCACCACGCATTCCTGCTTCTACGGCATCGACACGCCGGAGCGCGCCAAGCTGCTGGCCGCCAACCACGACGTGGAGGAGATGGCCCGCATCATCGGCGCCGACAGCCTCGCCTTCATCTCGCTGGACGGGCTGTACCGGGCGCTGGGCCATGGCGGGCGCGACGCGCGCAACCCGGGCTACTGCGACGCCTGCTTCACCGGCGACTACGCCATCCCGCTGACCGACATCGTCGGCCATCCGGAGCGCGTGCCCCAGCTGCTGGCCGCCAACGGTGTCTAA
- a CDS encoding SDR family NAD(P)-dependent oxidoreductase has translation MSKPLQGRVALVTGASRGIGAALAVELARQGAQCVLIARTQGGLEETDDAIRAAGGLPATLLPFDLTKTSEQIDNIGPSVVERFGRLDILVHNAGELGKLTPVAHIDPKDWANVVGVNLTATWRLIRTCDPPLRASDAGRAVFLTTGRVQRPKAYWGAYGATKAGMEHLVQTWAQEVEQTPLRVNLFDPGVVATRMRATAMPGEDPASIAQPDDVAMAIASLCMPGEARNGAVVLAA, from the coding sequence GTGTCTAAGCCCCTGCAGGGGCGCGTCGCCCTCGTCACCGGCGCCAGCCGCGGCATCGGCGCCGCGCTGGCCGTGGAACTCGCCCGCCAGGGTGCTCAGTGCGTGCTGATCGCCCGCACCCAGGGCGGGCTGGAGGAAACCGACGACGCCATCCGCGCCGCCGGCGGCCTGCCCGCCACGCTGCTGCCCTTCGACCTCACCAAGACATCCGAGCAGATCGACAACATCGGCCCCTCGGTCGTCGAGCGCTTCGGGCGGCTCGACATCCTGGTGCACAATGCGGGCGAGTTGGGCAAGCTGACGCCCGTCGCGCATATCGACCCCAAGGACTGGGCCAACGTGGTGGGCGTCAACCTGACCGCCACCTGGCGCCTGATCCGCACCTGCGACCCGCCGCTGCGTGCCTCCGACGCCGGCCGCGCCGTGTTCCTGACCACCGGCCGCGTGCAGCGCCCCAAGGCTTACTGGGGTGCCTATGGCGCCACCAAGGCGGGCATGGAGCACCTGGTGCAGACCTGGGCTCAGGAGGTCGAGCAGACGCCGCTGCGCGTCAACCTGTTCGACCCCGGCGTGGTCGCCACCCGCATGCGCGCCACCGCCATGCCGGGTGAAGATCCGGCGAGCATCGCCCAGCCGGACGACGTCGCCATGGCGATCGCCTCGCTTTGCATGCCAGGTGAGGCGCGCAACGGGGCGGTGGTGCTGGCGGCCTGA